GCGAGGTCACCGAGCAGCAGATCATCGACCACTGCCGCGAACGCCTGGCCCACTTCAAGTGCCCCACCTCGGTGGACTTCGTCGACGCCATTCCGCGCAACCTCACCGGCAAGGTCCTCAAACGCGAGCTGCGCCTCCCCTACTGGGAGGGCCACGAACGCGCCGTCCACTGACCCACGCTCGACGTCGGGCTCAGACGCGGCGGACGACGACGCGGCCGGCGTCGCCGCCGGAGGCGAGAAGGGTGCCGTCGGCGGAGAACCGGGACGTCTTGGTACGGCCCGTCCAGCCGATGTCCCGGCGTTCCTCGGCGAACGCGGGGAGGGGCTCGCGGGTGGCGACGTCCACCAGATGGATCTCCGCCCCGTACGCCTCCTTGAGCATCGTTCCGACGACCAGGGTGCGACCGTCGGCGGACAGGTCGAGGAAGTCGGTGACGCTCCGATGGGGCGGGAGCATCTCCAGCACCACGTCGCCGTGCGCGGTCGTGGCGGGGTCGGACAACGCGCTGTAGCGCTCGCGCATCTTCTTGTCGCGCGCCTTCTCCCAGGTCCGCCAAGGGTCTTGGTCGTCGCCGATGTCGGTGACCGTCTCGCGGGGACGCCCACCCTCCCGCCATGCGGTGCGAACGAGTCGCCTGCCGTCCAGGACGACCCGGTAGTACCTGGGCGGGGAGTGGTCGAGCGACGACAGCGTCACATCGAGATGCGTCATGCGCCCGGAACATACCCCTCGGCACCGACGAAAGGGCCGCCCCCGCGAGAGGGCGGCCCTTGGCGCAGGGTCAGACGGTCTCCTTCACCGCGCCGGCCCCCACCTTGCGGGAGCGCAGGGTGACGGCCGCCAGGCCCGCACCGGCCAGGGCGACGACCGCCGCCCCGAGGAACGCCGCCTGGAACCCGGCGGTCAGCGCGGACGGGTCGCCGAGCCGGTCCGCGCCCTGGGAGGTGGCGAGGGCGGTCATCGCGGCCAGTCCCACGGCCGAGCCGATCTGGTAGGTGGTGTTGACGATGCCGGACGCGAGTCCGCCCTGCTCCGGGGCGACCCGGCCGATGGCGGCCATCATGGCCGGGATGAACACCAGCGCCATGCCGACCGCCGACACCAGCGAGCCGGGCAGCACGTCGGTGACGAAGCTCCCGCTCGGGGAGACCGCCGACAGCAGCGCCAACCCTCCGCCGAGCACGACCAGGCCCGTGACGATCAGCGGCTTGGTGCCGTACCGGGCGATGAGCCGTCCGGTCACGCCCACCATCAGCAGCATCATCAGCGCGGTCATCGGAACGAGCGCCGCGCCGCTCGGGAACGCCCCGTAGCCCAGGACCTGCTGCAGGTACAGGTTGAGGAAGTACCACATCGGGATCCACGCGGCCCCCAGCAGGGTCATGGCCACGTTGGCGGCGGCCAGGTCGGGAGTGCGCCACACGGACAGCGGCATCAGCGGGCCGCGCACCACCCGCTGCAGACCGACGAACGCGGCCAGCAGTAGGGCGGCCCCCGCCAGTTGCAGCACGGTGGCGGTCGAGCCCCAGCCCCGTTCGGGGGCCTGCACGATCGCGTACACCGCCAGGGCGAGCCCGCCGGTCACGGCGGCGGCGCCCGCCAGGTCGAGCCCGCCGCGACGTCCGGGCACCGCGGGCAGCAACGCCGGCACCAGGGCGAGGGTGAGCAGCCCGATCGGCACGTAGATGACGAACACCCACGGCCAGCTCAGCCATTCGGTGATCACGCCGCCGAGGAACACTCCGGCGGTGCCGCCCGCCGGGGCCGCCGCCCCGTAGAAGGCCAGCGCCTTGGGCAGCTCCCTCGGTCGCCCGGCGAACAGCACCATGAGCAGCGTCATCGAGGCGGGGGCGATCAGCGCCGCGCCGACGCCCTGGACGGCGCGGCCGACGATCTCGGTGGTGGCGCCGCCCGCCGCCGCCGCGACGACCGAGCCCACGATGAGGACGGCCCATCCGGCGGTGAAGACCCGGCGGGCGCCGAGCAGGTCCGACAGTCGGCCGCCGAGGAGCAGCAGGCCGCCGAACGCGACGACGTAGGCGTTGAACACCCACTGCAGGCCGCCCTGGCTGAAGCCCAGGTCGCGCTGCATCTCGGGCAGGGTGACGCCGATGATCGAGGTGTCCATGATGACCATGAACTGGGCGGCGGCGAGCACGGCGAGCGCCTGCCACCGCCGCGGGTCGGGTCGGGTGTCGGGAGAGGACATGGGGGTGCTCCCTTCGCACAGATACCCCAGGGGGGTAAGTTCGCCACGGAACGTACCATACCCCCCTGGGGTGTCAAGTTCGCACGCCGCGGCCGGTCCGCCGGGCCGGCCGGATGCGGCCTCGATCGGGAGGTTTGCAGGTCACGGCGACCTCCCCCGAGACCCGTGACGAGATGTCGATCAGAGCGCTGACGAGCGGGGCCCGGGACCGCCGATACTCGGCGGAGAGAGGTCGGTCGGGGACCCGCGTGGGAGACAGGGAGCGGCTATGCGAAGGCCGATCGGCGCACTGCTCGTCGTGTTCACGGCCGCCACGGTCGTCCCCGCGGCGGCCCTGCCCGGGACGGGGCACGCCGAGGACGACAAGGACGTCCCGGTGGCCACCCGGCTCGCCGCCAAGACCCACCCCGCGGTCCAACTGCTGACCACCAAGATCTCCGCCGACGTGGTGGTGCCCCGCCCGGCCTTCGACTCCGACAACCTCGAGTCGCTGCTGCGCAAGGTGGCCCGGGACGCGGTGAACGGCCGGATCCCCACCGACCAGCGCAGCCTCGTCAAGACCGCGATCACCCGGATGCTCAAGGACCCCGACCGCTATCTCAATCCGACCGGGGACGACCGTGTGATCAAGGCGGAGTCCACCGCGCTGTGCACCGGCTGGTGGGTGACCCCGCACGGGCACATGGTCACCGCCTCGCACTGCGTCGAGCCCGACCGCGACCTCACCGCGTCGACGTTCGCCAAGCAGGCCCGAGAGGACCTCGCCGCCGACGACGAACGGATCCGCGACCAGATCCTCAAGGGGGTGGACGTCGACGACGAGCTCAAGCGCAAGACCGACGAGCTCATCACCAAGTTCAACGTCGAGCACCTCAAGCTGGAGAAGCTCGAACAGGTCACCACGGTCAACTTCACCAAGCCCGGTGGCGGCGTCGACACCGCCCGCACCACCACCGCCGAGGTCGTGGGCAAGGGCGAGAACTACCCCGGCAAGGACGTCGCGGTCCTCAAGGTCTCCGGACAGCAGAACCTGCCGACCCTCGACCTCGGAGCCGACGCCGACGTTCAGGTGGGCAGCTCCGTCTACATCGACGGGTTCCCCGGAACGGTCACGAACGAGGAGACGCTGAGCCCCAACAGCAGGCTCCAGCCGGCCTTCACCCAGGGCCCCATCAATGCCAACCGGACCACGCAGAAGGGCGTGCCGTACTTCCAGACCCAGGCCCCCGCCTACGGCGGCAACTCCGGTGGGCCCGTGATCGGCGACTCCGGCAAGGTCGTCGGCATCCTCATCGCCACCCTGGGCGACGGCGACGGGGGCACCGCGCAGAACGAGCAGTTGGTGCTGCCGGTGAGCGTGGTCAACGAGAAGCTCGGCGAGCACAACGTGCGCCCGGTCGCCTCACCGGCCTCGGTCAGCTACAACGCCGGGCTCGACCTGTTCTTCAAGCGCCACTACAAGAAGGCCCTGCCGAAGTTCCGCGAGGCGCAGAACCTCTACTCCGCGCACCCGTACGTCGCCCAATACATCTCCGACTCGCAGACCGCCATCACGGAGGGCAAGGACGAGACTCCCCTGGCGACCGGCACCAAGGTGGCCATCGGCGGCGGGATCGGGGGCGCGGTCCTCCTCTTGGCGGCGCTCGTCATCGGGACCGTCATCCTGACCCGCAGACGCCGACGCAACCGCCTCGCCCCCGCCGGCGGGCCCGCGCCGTTCCCTGGTCCGATGCATGGTCCGGGTCCGATGCCGGGCCCGCCGCCCGGCCCGTACCAGCCGCAGGCCCTGCCGCCGGGGCCGTCCGCCACACCGCCCGGGGGTATGGCGCCACCGCCCCCGGGGCCGCACCGACCGCCGCCGGGCCCGCCGCAGGGCCTTCGGCAAGGTCCGCCCCCGCCGCCGCAGGGCCCTCCCGTGCGGTACGACCCGCCCCCGCCGGACCCGCCCCACCAGCCGCCCGGACCTGCGGGTCCCCTCCCTCCGCCGCGCTAGTCACGGCCGTCCCGGCACCCCTGGCGCAACGATCGTTCGCCGGAGGATGATGTCACCGGTCACAGATGATCGGGAAAAGGGACGGCAACCTGAACTCAACTCACGTCAAGAGCGTCCAAGCGTGGAGGCGTAGAAGAGGCGGGGTCGACGACGCGGAGCGGCAGCGGCAGTGAGCGACAAGAGTGCGACGCCCATGAGTCGTGACGCGGTCGACCATGCCCTCGGCTCTTTGAACGACGACCGCGACCGCATCGCCTCCGCCCTGCTCGACCTGGAGAACCACCCCGGCTACCAGCTCGTCAAGGGCACCCGGCTGGCCGGCGCAACCCGCCGCCGCTGGGAGGAGGCCGAGGCCCGCCTCCTCCTGCTGTGGCGTCTGTTCGACGCCTACCAGCGGGTCCTGGACACGGCCGGCGAGCTGCGGGCCCGGCAGTCCAAGCCCGCTGACGCGACGCTGCGCGAGCTGAGCGCCCTACTGGAGGGCCCGTCCGTCGAACTGCCCCTCGACGAGATCCCGCTGGAGAAGCGCACACTGCTCGGCCCCACCTCCGAACGCTGCACCCTCGACGCCGCGGTGGAACGCATGACCACCGTGTACGGCGAGGTCATCGACCTGGTGTCCGCCGTCAACGCCGCCTGGGAGCAGCTCCTCGGCCCCCTGGACGAGGCCGAGGAGGGCTGGCGCGAGGGCGCCCGGCTGGCCCAGTCGCTGGAGACCGGCCGCGACGCCGAGCTGGACCGCATCGGCCGCGAGCTGGCCGCCGCCGGGCAGATCGTCCGCACCGATCCGCTGGCGCTCGTCCGCGACGGCCGCGCCGACACCTCCCGGCTCGACCAGGCGCGCGCCGACCTGGACAAGGTCCGCGCCGGCCTCGCCGAGGCCGCCCGGGTACGGGAGCGGTACGAGCAGCGCGTGGCCGCCATCGGCACCTCCCTGGCCCGGCTGGACGCGGTGCTGGACGAGGCCCGCACCGCCTACCGCACCGTCCAGGTCAAGATCGCCTCCCCCGGTGTGAACGAGCCCCACGACCCCGTCCCCGTGCTGCGCGAACGACTGGACGCGCTCGCCGCCCTCCACGGCTCCGGCCGCTGGCCCGAGCTGGCGGACGGGGTCGCCGACCTGGAGTCCACCGTGGCCGCCGCGATCGACCAGGCCACCCGCGCCCGCACCCTGATCGCCGGCCTGCTCGAACGCCGCGACGAGCTGCGAGGCCGCCTGGACGCCTACCGGGTCAAGGCCGCCCGCCTGGGCTTCGCCGAGCACCACGACCTCATCCGCCTTCACGAAGAGGCCGGGGCGCTACTGTGGACCGCCCCCTGCGATCTTCAACAGTCCACCGTCGTGCTGGCCCAGTACCAGCGAGTGCTGAGATCCCTCGAAACAGGTACCGACTGATGGAAAAGTGCACGCGGCCTGGCTGCCCGGGCTACATCGAGGACGGATTCTGCAACGTCGACGGCCTCGCACCCGAGCCCGCCCCACCCCCGGGCGCGGCCCCGGCGCCCGGCCAGGCCCCGGGCCACGGCCGAGCCCCCGGCACGCCCGGCCCCGCGTCCGCCTCCGGGGCCGGCCCGGCTTCGGGTCAGGCGCAACACGCGGCTCCCGGCTTCGCGCACGGTCAGGGCCCTGGCATGGCTTCCGGCTCTGCGCACGGTCAGGGCTCCGGAGTGTCCCCCGGCCCCGGCCGTGGGCCCGGGGTGGCTTCGGGTTCCGGGCAGGGGGCGTCGTCCGGCTGGGCGTCCGGGGGGCCGCAAGGGGCGGCCCCCGGCTCGCCCTCCGTGCCCGCGCAGGGTGGATATCCGACGGGCAGCCCGTACGTTCCGCCGCCCGCGCCGCCGTCGGGGGCCGGGAGTTCCGGGGTGTCCGGGCGCACCGGCGGAACCGCCGGCACCGGCTCGGGGCGGACCGCGTCCGGGCGTACGGCGTCGGGGCGCAGCGCGCGGACGGGCCGGACCGGTTCGACGGGCTCGTCGCGGCGGGGCATGCTCGGCGCGGGTCTCGTGGAGGTGCCGCCCGTCCCGTACCGGGACCCGGCGACCGCCATCATGCGCAACCCCGAGGTCCCGGAGAACCGGCGGTTCTGCAGCGTGGACGGCGAGCCCGTGGGGCGGAGCCGGAACGGGCGGCCGGGTCGTACCGAGGGCTACTGCCCCAAGTGCGGGCACGCGTTCTCGTTCACGCCGAAGCTCCAGCCCGGCGAGTTGGTCGGCGGGCAGTACGAGGTGCTCGGCGCGCTGGCGCACGGCGGGCTGGGCTGGGTCTACCTGGCCCGCGACAAGAACGTGAGCGACAGTTGGCGGGTCCTCAAGGGCCTGCTCGACTCCGGTGACGCGGACGCCATGCAGGCCGCCGCCGCCGAGCGCGCCTACCTGGCGCAGGTCGACCACCCCAACATCGTCAAGATCTACAACTTCGTCCAGCATCCCGACCCGGGCACCGGCGAGCTGGTCGGCTACATCGTCATGGAGTACGTCGGCGGGGAGTCCCTCAAGGACATCCTGTCGCAGCGCCGCAAGGAGCAGGGCGAGACCGCCACGCTCCCGCTGACGCAGGTCATCGCGTACGGCATCGAGGTGCTGCGGGCCATGGGGTACCTGCACAGCCGGGGCCTGCTGTACTGCGACTTCAAGCCCGACAACGCCATCCAGTCCGAGGAGCAGCTCAAGCTGATCGACCTCGGCGGGGTCCGGCGGATCGACGACGACGACAGCCCGATCTTCGGCACCGTCGGCTACCAGGCCCCCGAGATCGGATCCGAGGGCACGTCCGTCACCTCCGACCTGTTCACGGTCGCCCGGACGCTGGCCGTGCTGAGCTTCCCGTTCCGGGGCTACACCGGCAAGTACGCGACCACGCTGCCGCCTCGGCACGAGGTGCCGCTGCTGATGCGGCACGAGTCCTAC
The DNA window shown above is from Thermomonospora umbrina and carries:
- a CDS encoding MFS transporter codes for the protein MSSPDTRPDPRRWQALAVLAAAQFMVIMDTSIIGVTLPEMQRDLGFSQGGLQWVFNAYVVAFGGLLLLGGRLSDLLGARRVFTAGWAVLIVGSVVAAAAGGATTEIVGRAVQGVGAALIAPASMTLLMVLFAGRPRELPKALAFYGAAAPAGGTAGVFLGGVITEWLSWPWVFVIYVPIGLLTLALVPALLPAVPGRRGGLDLAGAAAVTGGLALAVYAIVQAPERGWGSTATVLQLAGAALLLAAFVGLQRVVRGPLMPLSVWRTPDLAAANVAMTLLGAAWIPMWYFLNLYLQQVLGYGAFPSGAALVPMTALMMLLMVGVTGRLIARYGTKPLIVTGLVVLGGGLALLSAVSPSGSFVTDVLPGSLVSAVGMALVFIPAMMAAIGRVAPEQGGLASGIVNTTYQIGSAVGLAAMTALATSQGADRLGDPSALTAGFQAAFLGAAVVALAGAGLAAVTLRSRKVGAGAVKETV
- a CDS encoding S1 family peptidase; the protein is MRRPIGALLVVFTAATVVPAAALPGTGHAEDDKDVPVATRLAAKTHPAVQLLTTKISADVVVPRPAFDSDNLESLLRKVARDAVNGRIPTDQRSLVKTAITRMLKDPDRYLNPTGDDRVIKAESTALCTGWWVTPHGHMVTASHCVEPDRDLTASTFAKQAREDLAADDERIRDQILKGVDVDDELKRKTDELITKFNVEHLKLEKLEQVTTVNFTKPGGGVDTARTTTAEVVGKGENYPGKDVAVLKVSGQQNLPTLDLGADADVQVGSSVYIDGFPGTVTNEETLSPNSRLQPAFTQGPINANRTTQKGVPYFQTQAPAYGGNSGGPVIGDSGKVVGILIATLGDGDGGTAQNEQLVLPVSVVNEKLGEHNVRPVASPASVSYNAGLDLFFKRHYKKALPKFREAQNLYSAHPYVAQYISDSQTAITEGKDETPLATGTKVAIGGGIGGAVLLLAALVIGTVILTRRRRRNRLAPAGGPAPFPGPMHGPGPMPGPPPGPYQPQALPPGPSATPPGGMAPPPPGPHRPPPGPPQGLRQGPPPPPQGPPVRYDPPPPDPPHQPPGPAGPLPPPR
- a CDS encoding serine/threonine-protein kinase, with translation MEKCTRPGCPGYIEDGFCNVDGLAPEPAPPPGAAPAPGQAPGHGRAPGTPGPASASGAGPASGQAQHAAPGFAHGQGPGMASGSAHGQGSGVSPGPGRGPGVASGSGQGASSGWASGGPQGAAPGSPSVPAQGGYPTGSPYVPPPAPPSGAGSSGVSGRTGGTAGTGSGRTASGRTASGRSARTGRTGSTGSSRRGMLGAGLVEVPPVPYRDPATAIMRNPEVPENRRFCSVDGEPVGRSRNGRPGRTEGYCPKCGHAFSFTPKLQPGELVGGQYEVLGALAHGGLGWVYLARDKNVSDSWRVLKGLLDSGDADAMQAAAAERAYLAQVDHPNIVKIYNFVQHPDPGTGELVGYIVMEYVGGESLKDILSQRRKEQGETATLPLTQVIAYGIEVLRAMGYLHSRGLLYCDFKPDNAIQSEEQLKLIDLGGVRRIDDDDSPIFGTVGYQAPEIGSEGTSVTSDLFTVARTLAVLSFPFRGYTGKYATTLPPRHEVPLLMRHESYYRFLLRATHPEPGDRFQDAAEMAEQLTGVLREVLAAEDGRPRPAPSTLFGPEQSTAGTEIATDAAAGDAVLPPLHVRAAAAALPAPQVSGSDPAAGFLAGLTARDPADLAAALAAAPVASPEVSMMLVRVRIELGALDEAGALIQELDATHPDDWRLDWYQGLQMLAGGDCAEAVAIFDDIYNLMPGEMPPKLALAFAHECGGNLPAAAFFYDMVARTDPTYVSAAFGAARVRLAMGDRAAALQVLDSVPRISTHHVAAQLAAVSAAVRGRRPAELSPHELAMAGRRLGVLRLDAERSGWFTAEVLEAALGWALEHRQPGPEVLGAPMAEDPLRRRLEETYRGLARLADDPEARLRLVDRANAVRPRTLW